The sequence CTTGTAATAACCATTATGCACCAACATCAGCATGGTTTCATCATCCAAGCCATTCAGCTTCTTTTCATCGACCTTCATAAAGCCACCAAAACTATTTTTGGCCTCATTCAGGGTCCACTCAATTTTCGCCTCTTCCAACAGCTCCAACTCTTCAAGCTTTTTGGCAAACAGCTTCATCCGTGCAAAGCCGGTATCAAATGACTCCAGAAACTTTGCGGCTTTTTCAACAAACGCCGTGGCGTTCCCTTCTTCATCAAACAGCGCTTCACCCTCAGCTTCATCAATGGCCTTACAAGCCATATCCATACCCACAACAGAACGCTCACCCTCTTCATCACGCACCTGAATAAAGGGATAACGACGCAGAAAAGCAGGCATATATGTGGTACCAACCCAGCTGCCGGCCTCCCCTTGTACATGCACATTGCTATTGCGCTTAAGCCCCATCAAGGCCAGTGAGATCACTTCACCATCAGGATCTTTGGCAAACAGAATAGGATGACTATGGGAGCAGGGAAAAAATTCCAACTCCGTCACAGGACAGCTCTGAATAGTAGCAGCAAAACTGGCATCCAGGTTGGCTTTAATACGCAGCTTACCATGTTGCTGCTGATTAATAGGTTCAACCTGCTGATAGATTTGGGTCTGCATGAAAAAAAGCTCCTACGAATGGATTACTTGGTTTTGTTGTCATTAACTGTGGTCACGGCCGGGTCTTCCATTTTACGCACATTGTCAGCCCCTTTAAGTACCATCTGAACACCATGGGCTAGCTCAGCCAAGGCAACAGCAGGTAAGACGATTTGATGCGTTACACGGCGCACTTCCGCATTATCATCTTTATCCAGCCCTACAACCTTATACC comes from Magnetococcus sp. PR-3 and encodes:
- a CDS encoding SapC family protein, which translates into the protein MQTQIYQQVEPINQQQHGKLRIKANLDASFAATIQSCPVTELEFFPCSHSHPILFAKDPDGEVISLALMGLKRNSNVHVQGEAGSWVGTTYMPAFLRRYPFIQVRDEEGERSVVGMDMACKAIDEAEGEALFDEEGNATAFVEKAAKFLESFDTGFARMKLFAKKLEELELLEEAKIEWTLNEAKNSFGGFMKVDEKKLNGLDDETMLMLVHNGYYKLIMAHLFSQANFQNLIALSYPQETQQKLDA